A DNA window from Rhodococcus sp. Z13 contains the following coding sequences:
- a CDS encoding ABC transporter permease, with protein MSVTIDKTTSAKKTTTESDSARPRRSFGPLFEKYALVLALVAVVVVFSALRPETYPTANNLQNILGSQAVLLVLALGLIVPLTAGEFDLSTVSTMSLAAMTIAVLNVQQGWSLLPAIAVAVLACLVVGLVNALLVVRLQIDSFIATLGSGTVVLGVVQWISGSTSVTGIDSALVDATIGTRIFGVSLQFYYALALVLIMAVVFQYTPIGRRLLFVGRGAQVARLSGLHVDRIRAGALVTSALVAAVAGIVYAGMLGGADPSSGQSFMLPAFAAAFLGATAIVPGRFNAFGTLVAVYFLVAGVVGLQMLGVASFVQQLFYGGALVVAVALSGAVRRRTASRR; from the coding sequence ATGTCCGTCACCATCGACAAGACCACCTCCGCGAAAAAGACCACCACCGAATCGGATTCCGCACGTCCCCGTCGTTCCTTCGGGCCGCTGTTCGAGAAGTACGCGCTCGTCCTGGCGCTCGTCGCCGTGGTCGTCGTGTTCAGCGCCCTGCGTCCCGAGACCTACCCGACCGCCAACAACCTGCAGAACATCCTCGGCTCCCAGGCCGTGCTGCTCGTCCTGGCGCTGGGCCTGATCGTCCCGCTCACCGCCGGCGAGTTCGATCTGTCCACCGTGTCCACGATGTCGCTGGCCGCGATGACCATCGCGGTACTGAACGTGCAACAGGGCTGGTCGCTGCTGCCGGCCATCGCGGTCGCCGTACTGGCATGCCTCGTCGTGGGTCTCGTCAACGCCCTGCTGGTCGTGCGGTTGCAGATCGACTCGTTCATCGCCACCCTCGGCAGCGGCACCGTCGTCCTCGGTGTGGTGCAGTGGATCTCCGGCTCCACCTCGGTCACCGGTATCGACTCCGCGCTCGTCGACGCCACCATCGGCACCCGCATCTTCGGGGTGTCGCTGCAGTTCTACTACGCCCTCGCGCTCGTGCTGATCATGGCCGTGGTCTTCCAGTACACGCCCATCGGCCGCCGGCTGTTGTTCGTCGGCCGCGGTGCGCAGGTCGCCCGGCTGAGCGGTCTGCACGTCGACCGCATCCGGGCCGGGGCGCTCGTCACCTCCGCGCTCGTCGCCGCCGTCGCCGGCATCGTCTACGCGGGCATGCTCGGTGGTGCCGACCCGTCCTCGGGACAGTCGTTCATGCTGCCGGCCTTCGCCGCAGCCTTCCTCGGGGCCACGGCGATCGTCCCCGGCCGGTTCAACGCCTTCGGCACGCTGGTCGCCGTGTACTTCCTCGTCGCCGGCGTCGTCGGGCTGCAGATGCTCGGCGTGGCCAGCTTCGTGCAGCAGCTGTTCTACGGCGGCGCGCTCGTGGTGGCAGTCGCGCTGTCCGGAGCGGTACGCCGGCGTACCGCCTCGCGTCGATAG
- a CDS encoding sugar ABC transporter ATP-binding protein, with protein sequence MSSPDPIVNIVGLSKTFGDHTVLKKVGLTIHAGEVHGLLGENGSGKSTLIKVLAGFHAPDPGAALQVRGRDVPLPVPAGGFRDLGISFVHQDLALVPDLSVVENLRVGPVVAGSKPWISWRHEKRTARALFERFGLDIDPDAPVSTLNETERALLAILRATEELGERRTLLVLDEPTVFLPREGTDLLFSVVREIVADRKAAVLFVSHDLDEVLDHTDRVTVLRDGVSQGTHRTRDLTANSLIDLIVGRSLDSADPRVAGPARDFDGVGPLARVENLETTTVDGIGFEVRPGEVVGLTGIAGSGYDDVLPALYGARPARGGRLTVGDDPVDLPTITPIEALARKVVYVPPDRKVEGSAPELTVAENVTLPVLGSGFVKPRALREIATALADRCDVRPRDPQAVYGSLSGGNQQKALLGKWLQTDPVLVLLAEPTQGVDIGARARIFEMLRETARGGAGIVVASSDYEQLSVLCDRVLVFSHGHVVAELTGDNLSKHHISDSVLGLKTVSSVRSDRK encoded by the coding sequence ATGAGCAGCCCCGATCCCATCGTCAACATCGTCGGCCTCTCCAAGACCTTCGGTGACCACACCGTCCTGAAGAAGGTCGGCCTGACCATCCACGCGGGCGAGGTGCACGGACTGCTGGGGGAGAACGGCTCCGGCAAGTCCACCCTCATCAAGGTCCTGGCAGGCTTCCACGCCCCCGACCCCGGTGCGGCCCTGCAGGTCCGCGGCCGGGACGTGCCCCTGCCCGTCCCGGCCGGCGGATTCCGCGACCTCGGAATCAGCTTCGTCCACCAGGACCTCGCCCTCGTCCCCGACCTGTCGGTGGTCGAGAACCTTCGCGTCGGACCCGTCGTGGCCGGCTCGAAGCCGTGGATCTCCTGGCGGCACGAGAAGCGCACCGCCCGCGCGCTGTTCGAACGGTTCGGACTCGACATCGACCCCGACGCCCCGGTGTCGACCCTGAACGAGACCGAACGCGCCCTCCTCGCGATCCTGCGGGCCACCGAGGAACTGGGGGAGCGTCGCACCCTGCTCGTACTCGACGAACCGACGGTCTTCCTGCCCCGTGAGGGCACCGACCTGCTGTTCTCCGTCGTCCGCGAGATCGTCGCCGACAGGAAGGCCGCGGTGCTGTTCGTCTCCCACGACCTCGACGAGGTCCTCGACCACACCGACCGCGTCACCGTCCTGCGAGACGGCGTCTCACAGGGCACGCACCGCACCCGGGACCTGACGGCGAACTCGCTCATCGATCTCATCGTCGGCCGCAGCCTCGATTCCGCCGACCCGCGCGTCGCCGGTCCCGCACGCGACTTCGACGGGGTGGGGCCACTCGCCCGCGTCGAGAACCTCGAGACCACGACCGTCGACGGCATCGGATTCGAGGTGCGGCCGGGCGAGGTCGTCGGCCTCACCGGCATCGCGGGTTCCGGCTACGACGACGTGCTGCCCGCGCTCTACGGGGCACGGCCGGCCCGAGGCGGCCGCCTGACCGTCGGCGACGACCCCGTGGACCTGCCGACGATCACCCCGATCGAGGCGCTCGCCCGCAAAGTGGTGTACGTACCGCCGGACCGCAAGGTCGAGGGCAGCGCACCCGAGTTGACCGTCGCCGAGAACGTCACCCTGCCGGTGCTGGGCTCGGGCTTCGTGAAACCCCGCGCGCTGCGGGAGATCGCGACCGCGCTGGCCGACCGCTGTGACGTGCGGCCCCGCGACCCGCAGGCCGTCTACGGGTCGCTGTCCGGCGGCAACCAGCAGAAGGCCCTGCTCGGCAAGTGGCTCCAGACCGACCCGGTGCTGGTGCTGCTCGCCGAACCCACCCAGGGCGTGGACATCGGTGCCCGCGCCCGCATCTTCGAGATGCTGCGGGAGACCGCACGCGGGGGAGCGGGCATCGTCGTCGCCAGCTCCGACTACGAACAACTGTCGGTGCTGTGCGACCGCGTCCTCGTCTTCTCCCACGGGCACGTCGTCGCCGAACTCACCGGCGACAACCTCTCCAAGCATCACATCTCGGACAGTGTTCTCGGTCTGAAGACAGTGTCCTCGGTTCGATCCGACAGGAAGTGA
- a CDS encoding isochorismatase family protein, whose protein sequence is MTIADRIEQAADYARAGFGKELRPGTRPALIVVDPARAYIDPECALYAGVEENVEAMRALLASAREAGIPVVITEVRLRADGADAGVFFRKSGTLVAFCEGSPYGELIEGLEPTCAETLVTKKYPSAFFGTTLNSHLTSLGVDTVLIAGLSTSGCVRATTLDAMQHGFIPIVVEDAVGDRDSAIHNSNLFDMQQKMAEVWPLDRAQQYLKEITVRD, encoded by the coding sequence TTGACCATCGCAGATCGCATCGAACAGGCCGCGGACTACGCCCGCGCAGGATTCGGGAAGGAACTCCGGCCCGGCACCCGGCCCGCGTTGATCGTCGTCGACCCTGCCCGCGCCTACATTGATCCCGAGTGCGCGCTCTACGCCGGCGTGGAGGAGAACGTGGAGGCGATGCGCGCCCTGCTCGCCAGTGCCCGCGAAGCCGGAATCCCGGTGGTGATCACCGAGGTACGGCTCCGCGCCGACGGCGCCGACGCCGGGGTCTTCTTCAGGAAATCGGGCACGCTCGTCGCCTTCTGCGAGGGCAGCCCCTACGGAGAGCTGATCGAGGGTCTCGAACCGACCTGCGCCGAAACCCTGGTGACGAAGAAGTATCCGAGCGCATTCTTCGGTACCACCCTCAACTCGCATCTCACCTCGCTCGGTGTGGACACCGTGCTCATCGCCGGCCTGTCCACGAGCGGTTGCGTGCGCGCGACCACCCTCGATGCGATGCAGCACGGCTTCATCCCGATCGTGGTGGAAGATGCTGTGGGTGACCGTGATTCGGCGATCCACAATTCCAATCTGTTCGACATGCAGCAGAAGATGGCCGAAGTGTGGCCCCTGGACCGCGCGCAGCAGTACCTGAAGGAGATCACCGTGCGCGACTGA
- a CDS encoding sugar ABC transporter substrate-binding protein, translating into MRHILPGRAAIAALALSTVLGLTACSSDGSSGGDVSDADVAAGIDYARAQLALYADDPEFTLEAEPFPMAEIAGKTIFAIPTNSENPYNVAVDEESRKVAERYGATWIEYTNQGQPAQWATGVEQAVNQKVDLIILSQGVDASLIKPSLEKAEAAGIPVLLTHTILRGEPVPADLEGLIDATTDAPLSEANRLTVDWMIDRTEGEGNALIITSNEVPPAKAEVAAMEDEIAQYCPKCTYKIVNVPVTEWATKIQSEVQSALSADPNINFILPIYDSMSLYAQSGIKAAGKTGQVEISSVNGTPAVLKIQQDDGIVTMNVGESIPWLAWATMDQAGRLLLGYEPVPNGAQETPLKLITAENIDETGTPPQPDKGYGTAYVTGYEALWGPAQGAQ; encoded by the coding sequence ATGCGTCACATCCTCCCCGGCCGCGCTGCGATCGCCGCGCTCGCCCTCTCGACGGTTCTCGGCCTCACTGCCTGCAGCAGTGACGGATCGAGCGGCGGCGACGTCTCCGACGCGGACGTCGCCGCCGGAATCGATTACGCCCGAGCACAACTCGCCCTGTACGCGGACGATCCCGAGTTCACGCTCGAGGCCGAACCCTTCCCGATGGCCGAGATCGCCGGGAAGACCATCTTCGCGATCCCCACCAACAGCGAGAACCCCTACAACGTCGCCGTCGACGAGGAGTCCAGGAAGGTCGCCGAACGCTACGGTGCCACCTGGATCGAATACACCAACCAGGGCCAACCCGCCCAGTGGGCGACCGGCGTCGAGCAGGCCGTGAACCAGAAGGTCGACCTCATCATCCTGTCACAGGGTGTCGACGCATCCCTCATCAAGCCCTCGCTCGAAAAGGCCGAAGCCGCCGGGATTCCCGTCCTTCTCACCCACACCATTCTGCGTGGCGAACCGGTTCCCGCCGACCTCGAAGGACTGATCGACGCCACCACCGACGCCCCGCTCTCCGAGGCCAACCGGCTCACCGTCGACTGGATGATCGACCGCACCGAAGGCGAGGGCAACGCACTCATCATCACCTCCAACGAGGTGCCCCCGGCCAAGGCCGAGGTGGCTGCGATGGAGGACGAGATCGCGCAGTACTGCCCGAAGTGCACGTACAAGATCGTCAACGTCCCGGTCACCGAGTGGGCCACCAAGATCCAGTCCGAGGTGCAGTCCGCGCTCTCCGCCGACCCGAACATCAACTTCATCCTGCCCATCTACGACTCGATGTCGCTCTACGCGCAGTCCGGCATCAAGGCCGCGGGCAAGACCGGGCAGGTCGAGATCTCCTCGGTCAACGGCACCCCCGCGGTCCTGAAGATCCAGCAGGACGACGGCATCGTCACCATGAACGTCGGTGAATCCATCCCGTGGCTCGCCTGGGCGACGATGGACCAGGCCGGTCGGCTCCTGCTCGGCTACGAACCCGTCCCGAACGGGGCGCAGGAGACTCCGCTCAAGCTCATCACCGCGGAGAACATCGACGAGACCGGCACCCCGCCGCAGCCCGACAAGGGATACGGCACCGCCTACGTCACCGGTTACGAGGCGCTGTGGGGTCCCGCCCAGGGGGCGCAATGA